GTCCTCGGGGCCGGTGCCGGGCCCGATGCCGGCGCACATGCTGGCGCCCTCGGTGCCCCCGGCCCTCTCGGACGTGCTGCTGCGCGCGCTGGCGCGCCGGTGCGAGGACCGCTACCCCGGCGCGCTGGACTTCAAGGCGGCCCTGCTCGCCGCCACCGCGCCGCCCGTGGAGCCGCGCCTCCCGGCGGAGGAGCCGCCGCGAAGCCACACGCCGGTGCCCTCGTCGCAGGTGGTGCTGGACGAGGAGGGCCCCGCGGTGGAGCCCAGCAGCGTCACCCCGCCGCTCACCTGGGTGGCCGTCGTGCGCCGCCGCTCCGGCGCCGACACCGTGGAGGTGCGCTGCACGGAGCTGAGCAAGGGCGGCCTCTTCATGTGCTGCGCGGAGCCCTTCCCCCGCCTCTTCACCCGGCTGGAGTTCAGCCTGCTGCTGGCCGGAGAGGAAATCGCGTGCGCGGGCGAGGTGGTGCGGCACGTGGACTCCGCCCAGGCCCGCGCGTGGAGCATGTCCCCCGGCGTGGGCGTGCAGTTCATCAACCCCACCGCCCGTCTGCGCGAGCTCATACACCGCGTCCAGCCCAGCCGCGTGGCCACGCCCGCACCGCCAGGCACGACGCCCGCCGCCCACCCCTGAGAACAACGCCCTTGTCCGAAGGTACAAGCGCCATCCCATCACCGAGGTGATTCGGTTGCGCTCCTGAGAGCGGCCAGCGTTCCCTTCCTGACTGGGTCGGACTTCCAACCTCACGCGAGGCTTTCATGGAAGTCGTAACCCGATAGCCTTGGAGCATCATGAGTCGCGAGGCAAAGCGCACGAGCAGGAAGCACGTCCGGCTCCCGGGAGTCGCCGTCCCGTTGTCATTACTGGTGCTGCTGGCGGTGAGCGCCTGTCAGGACGCGGCGACGGCGGCCGGGACGGCGCTGTATGTCACGACGGAGTTCGACCCGCTGCTGCAGCTCACCCAGTTCCGGGTGACGGGCGACGTGGACGACGGCAGCGGCATCCCCTCCTCGCTGCTGCCGGAGAGCGCCGGACGCATCCTGGAGAGCGGGGAGACGTTCCGCGTGCTGCTGCCCGACGCGACGGACGGCGCCCAGGCGACGCTGCGGCTGGAGGGGCTGAGCGGGACGGACGTGGCGGCGGTGGGCACGGCCACGGCGACGGTCCGCGAGGGGTACGAGGTGGACGTGTCGGTGGAGCTGGTGCCCCAGTCGGTGGACCCCGACGCCGGCACGCCGGACTCGGGTACGCCCGACTCCGGGACGCCCGACTCGGGGCCCGGCAACAGCTGCCTGGACTGCGCGGATGGCTGCTGCCGCAACAACGCCTGCGTGCCCCGCACCTTCATGACGTGCGGCGTGGGTGGGGTGGCGTGCACGGCGTGTGACCCGGGGCGGGCCAGTGCCTGCTCGCCCCAGGGCTTCTGCGCCTGCGGCAGCGGCCCCGCGTGCAGCGGCCCCGGCGTGGACCGGTGCACGAACGGCGAGTGCAAGTGCGGCAGCAGCGGGCCCTGCGGCCCCGGCCAGGAGTGCGTGGGAGGCACGTGCCGGTGCACCCCCACCTCCTGCCCCAGCGGCTGCTGCGCGGGCAACACCTGCGAGCCGGGCAACGAGCAGTCCAAGTGCGGCACGCGTGGCCAGGCGTGCAACCAGTGCCGCAGGAGTTGCGAGGAGGACCGCACGTGCAAGTAGGCACGCGCGGTCCCGGCATCGGTCCGGGTGCCTGCTACTTCGGCTCCTCGTAGTCCTCGGGCTTGCCCGAGCCACCGACGCCCTGGGGCGGCATGTCGCCCCAGCCCGCCTCGTACATCGTCTTCCACTTCCACTGCCCGTCGCGCTTCACCACGACTCCGGCGTTGCGGCCCTTGTACTGCTTGCCGCCCGCCGTCATGGTGAAGTCATTGGTGTACGTGGCGAGCGAGTCCGACAGCACGGTGATGGTGGGCTTCTGCTTCATCTTCGCGTCCGGAGGCATCTGCGCGAACATCGACTTCATCATCTCTTCCATCTTCTGGCGGTCGTACGTCTCCTCCTTGGGGACGCCCTTGCTGTCGTCCGTCACCCAGTAGGAGGGGAAGTCCACCCGGGCGAGCGCCGCCTGGACGTCCCGCTTCTGCATGATGACGTCCTCCTCCTTGAAGAACGCTTCAATCTCCTTCTTGGTCTTCGCCTCGTTGGTCGGCTTGCGCGTCCATGGCCCCATCTTCTCCAGGTCCATGACCATGCCCGAGCCACCCGAGGCGGGTGGGGACTCCCGGTCCTGCTGCTTGTCCTGCTCCTGCGCCCAGACAGGCGCGCTGAGCACCAGCGAGGCGAGACACACCGCGATTCGACGCATCATGAGCGACCTCCTCCTCGCCTGAAGGTGGCCGCCGTCCCGGCCCCGGGCCAGCCGGCCCTCCCGTGCCCGCCCCACCCCGGGGACGCCCCGGAGCGCGCGCTACCGCACGGTGAAGGCGCGCGAGGCGCCGGTGTACGGGCGCACGCGCCCATCCCAGCCCGACTTCCAGTGCCCCGCGTGGACGAGGCGGTAGGTGCCTGGCGCCGCGTCGACAGGGATGTCCCACTCCGTGGAGACGTGCGAGCACGCCAGCGTGGGCACGCAGCTCTCCCGGCGCCACCGGTAGCGCGTCTCCCAGTCCCCGTCGCGCGCCACGTCGAGCCACGCGCCCTCCGGGCCCCGCTGCTGCACGCGCAGGTACGAGCCCTCCAGGCGCAAATCGTTCTTCGGGTGGCCGCCCCAGAAGGTGACGCGCACCGTCTCGCCGCGCGCGTACGCGGGCCGCGCGTCGGTGACGACGTCGCCGAAGTCCACCCAGAGCAGCTTGTCGTCGAAGACCACGCCCGGCTGGAGGCTCGCCTGCTCGTGGCGCAAGTCCCGCGGCGTGGGGCCCGGAGGCACGGGCTGCCCGTCGTGCAGCGACACCGCGAGCGCGTCGAAGGACTGCTGGAGGGCGGCCAGCGTCCACGGGCCGAAGTGGGTGGAGGCGCCCTCGTAGTCCTGGCGCGCGTACTCCTCGCGCGTGGCGACATAGCCCGCGTAGTCGTTGGACAGGCCGGCGATGACGACCTCGGTGATGCCCGCCGGGGCGAGCCGCGCCTGCACGGTGCGCCGCAGCCGGCGCCCGGCCATGGTGGTGAGCTCGAAGGGCACGGCCACCAGCGCCAGGTTGCCCACGGTGACGAGCTGCAGGGGCAGCACCTCCGGCGTCCACGGGTAGGGCTTCATGCCGCCCGTCTCCAGGACGATGGGCTTCTCCCCCTGGCAGGGCGTGGTGGTGAGCGCGCAGGTGAACTGGCTCCACATGTCGTGCAGCTCGGCGCACGAGGCCCCCTCCTCGCCGAAGCCCGGGCCGTCCTCGGCGCCCGCCAGCATGGACAGGCCGATGGCGGCGGTGCAGGTGCGGCGCGGCACGCCGTCCGTCCACGCGGGCGCCACGTCCACCGCGTCCAGCTTCGCCCAGGTGTGCCGGTACTCCACCCCGCCGGTGAGGGGCGCATTGGCGGTGGCCCAAAGCCGCGCCGCGAAGTCGTACTGCCGCGTGGCCGACAGCGCCGTGTCCTCGAAGTCGTCCGCGCCGCCGCCGTCCGTGCCGCCCAGCACGTTGGGCGTGACGTCCCCCTCGTTGGCGTTGGCGAAGGCGGCCACGAAGGTGTCCCCGCCGGCGAGGTGGCGCTCGCCTTGCGCGCGCTCGAAGAGGGCCGAGGCCAGACCCTTGTTGTCGCCGCTGATGAGCCGGTTGTCGTTGCCCATGGACGTGGCGTGCACGGGGAACCAGTTGATGAGGCCCACCTCGTCACCGTCGGTGCGCGTCAGCCGCACCAGCGTCATCCGCGTGTCCACGTCCTGCGCGTAGAGGGCGCGCTCCCCGGGCGGGTTGAGGCGGTAGGCCTCCGGCGAGCGGTTGCGGCTGGCCCCGACGAGCTCGCCCGTGGCCAGCCGGAGGGTGCCGTCGGCCAGCCGCTCGTGGGCGCGGGCAATGGACGCGACGATGCCGGAGACGATGGCCTCGAAGTTCTGCGGCACGAAGCCGAAGGTCGTCAGGTTGTAGAGGGTGTAGTGCGAGTACCCGCCCGGCCCCGAGTGCGTGTGCGTGGCGCTCAGGAGGACGTTGTCGTCCGAGTAGACGTCGCCGTAGCGCGAGCGCAGCCGCTCCACCACCTGCTGCTTCACGGCCTGGAACACCATGCCCAGGTCCGCGCTGACGAAGGCCACCCGCCGGCCGTTGCAGGGCGAGGCGATGACGAAGGCCCGCGAGCGCAGCCGCTGGTGGATGCCGGCCGTCTGCTGCGCCAGCTGTCCGTAGCCCATCATCCCCACCTCGGCGGCGGGGCCGGTGATGTCCCCCGTGCCCGCGCCGACGAAGAAGCGCTGCTGGCCCGCGCAGCTGGCCGGGGCGGGCGGGGAGGCAGGGCTGGAGGCCCCGGCCGCCGTGCCGAGCACGAGGACGAGTGCCAGCGAGAGCCGGACGAGGAGTGTGCGCATGCCTGCCTCCGGAGCGCCTGGGGAGGGCGCCTCCTCCTGGAAAGGTGGTGACGGTGCGAAGGCCCGGGCAGGGCCGGCGTGCGGCCGCCGTCGTGCGGACTACAGTCGCAGGCCCGTCCTGTCAGCGTCCAGACCGAGCGGCGGAGGAGGTGCCGCTCACGCGTCCGGTCGGCTCGCCGCGCTGGCCTTGGGCGGGGCCACGTTCAGCGCCACGCGGAAGGTGGTGCCCGCGCCCACCGACGACTCCACGGAGATGTGGCCGCCCAGCGCGTTGACGATGGTGTCGCAGATGGACAGGCCCAGGCCGGTGCCCACACCCGCGGACTTGGTGGTGAAGAACGGGTCGAAGATGCGGCGCAGGTGCTCGGGAGGGATGCCCTGGCCGGTGTCTCGCACCATGACCACCACCCGGCCGCCCTCCTCCAGGTAGGTGGTGAGGCGAATCTCGTTCGTCTCGGACTGGCCCTCTTCAATCGCGTGCGCGGCGTTGATGAGCAGGTTGAGGAACACCTGGAACAGCTTGCCCTCGTTGCCGCGCACCGGGGGCACCTCGCCGTAGTCCTTCACCAGCTTCGCGCGGGCGCGCACCACGCTGGCCGCCATCTGCGTCACCGAGTCCAGCACCCGGTGCACGTCCACCGCTTCTTCCTTGGTGTCCTCCACGCGGGAGAAGACGCGCAGCTGGCGGACAATCTGCCGCATGCGCTCGGCGCCCTCGCGGGCGTCGTCCAGCACCTGGCGGCACTCCACCAGCTCGTCGTGCGTGAGGGGCCGCGAGCGCGGGCCCACCGTGCCGTGGAGGTAGTCCAGGTTGGACAGCACGTAGGCGAGCGGGTTGTTCAGCTCGTGGGCGATGCCGGCGGCCAGCAGGCCCATGGAGGCCATGCGGTCGGTGAGCATCAGCTGGGCCTGGGTGCGCTTGCGCTCGGTGAAGTCGCGCGCCACCGTCACCCGGGCGGGCGCGCCGTCGAAGACGACGGACATCGTCACCAGGTCGGCAATCATCACCTCGCCGTCGCGGCGCATCAGCGGCACTTCCACCGCGCGCGACGCGCGCTGGCTCTCCAGCGCCTGGCCCAGGTGGAGCTGCGCCGCGGCGCGGTCCTCGTGCCGCACCAGCTCCAGCACGTGCCGGCCCACCAGCTCCGAGGCGTCGCGGAAGCCCAGGTACTGCACCAGGGCGGGGTTCACCGACAGCAGCACCCCGTCCCCCACGTGCACCATGACGGGGTCCGGGAAGGCCTCAATCAGCAGGTGGACGCCGGCCTCGGTGCGCTTGAGCGTCGTCTCCGTGCGCACGCGCAGCGCGTTGGCGGTGCGCTGCTCCAGCGCGAGGGAGAGGGCGCCGGCCGCGCCGGACAGGAGGTTGACCTCGATGGGGCCCCAGGGGCGCGCCTCGCGGCAGTTGTCGAAGCCGATGACGCCGAAGAGCTGGCCGTGCACGTGCAGCGGCAGCAGGAGCACGGAGCGCACGCCCTGCGCCTCCAGCACCGGCCGGAGCATCTCCGGGAAGTCGGTGGGCAGGCCCTGCACGGGCTCGCCCGCGAGCAGCCGCGCGGCCTGCGCGGGGTGCAGCGCCTGCTCCATCGGCAGGCCGTGCATGGTGGGGTCATCCAGGTTGGGTTCGATGCCGGCGGCGCACCACTCCGTGCGCTGGGAGCCCAGCAGGGCGCCGTCCTGGTTGTGGTGCGTCTCGAAGACGTAGACGCGGCTGGCGTCGGACACGCGGCCCAGGGGCTCCACGACGGCGCCGTACAGGTCCATGGGGCGCTCGCGCGGCATCATCCGCCGCTGCACCTCCACCATGGCCTCCAGGTAGCGCTCGCGCGTGGTGACGGCGTCCTGCGCCTGCCGGCGGGCCGTCACGTCCATCAGCGTGCCCACCACCGCGCCGGGGGCGGTGGGCAGGGCGCAGGCGGACAGCTCCACCCAGCGCGGGCCTCCGCCCTCCCCCGACACCAGGCGCAGCTCCTCGCGGGTGACGGCGTCCGGGCGGGCGGCGGCGGAGCGCAGCAGCCCGCGCGCCCGCTCCTGGTCCTCCGGAACGAAGACGTCCGCCAGCGAGCGCCCCAGCCACGCGCCCACCGACATGCCGGTGAGCCGCTCCCAGGGCAGCTCGAGCCAGGTGAGGCGCCCTTCCGTGTCGAGCTGGAAGACGACCTCGCGCAGCAGCTCTCCGAGGAGCCGCGAGCGCGAGGCCTCCAGGGACGCGCCCGCTTCCGGCGTGCTGGCGACGCTGGAGTCGGGGGACATGGGCGCTCGGGAGCCGTCAGGGTATGGCTCGGAAGCCATCCCAGGGGCGTCGCCGTGCCTCGCGTCCCGTTGCTCGTCTGCCAAGTCCGGCCTCCTGCGCCCTCCGCGGGGGGGGCCGGCGCCCTGACAGCGCACGGCTGCCGGGAGCATTCCAGACCCTGATTCCCCTCCCGGTGACGACCTCGACCCGAAGCATACGGTGACTGAATGTCTGGAAGTCAATGAAGGCGAGCGGGGTTCACCCTGCGTCCTCGGGCTCCCATCCACCCGGAGCACCCGAGCGAGGGCGCTCCCGCCGGTCTCCAATGACGCGAGCGGGCACGCCGGCGACAATCGACCAGGCAGGCACGTCCCGGGTGACGACGGCCCCCATGCCCACCACGGCGTGGTCTCCCACGGTGACGCCGTCGGTGATGCCGGCGTTGGCGCCCACCCACACGTCCGCGCCGAGGACGATGCCGCGCGAGGTGACGGGCTGCTCGCGCACGGGCCGGTCCGGGGCGAGGCCGTGGTCGAAGGCGTACAGGGTGGCGCCGGTGGCGATGCGGGTGCCCTCGCCGATGCGCAGGCCGGCGGCCCCGCCGTCCAGGCTGGCCCGCGCGTTGATGCTCACCCGGGGGCCGAGGACGGCGGGCCCATGGAGGAAGACGTCGGCGGCGATGCTGCAGCCGGGGCCGATGGAGACGGTGCGGCCGAGCTCGGCGAAGATGCGGGCCTCGGGCGCGATGAAGCACCCTTCCGCAATCTCCACCGTCTCCAGCTCGCGCAGCCGGTCCTGCACCTCGCGCTGCCAGGCGTCCGCCCACGCGCGGTGGCGGGGCTTGAGGACGAAGTAGAGCCACGGCATCCAGGAGAGCCGGAGCTTGTGTTGTTCGCGGCGGCGCGCGGCGAGGGCATCCACGGGCCCTTCCCTACCACGGGGTGCGTCAGCCCGCGGCTTCGACGGTGAAGCAGCGGTGCGTCAGCCCGCGGCTTCGACGGTGAAGCGGCGGTGCGTCAGCCCGCGGCTTCGACTGTGAAGCGGCAGCGCTCGCGCTCGGCGGCGACGAGGGCGTCCACGTCGGCGTCCCCGGCCTGGGGCTCCAGGCGCGACACCATGTCGTCCGGCTCCCACCGGTAGGGCTCGCCGTTGAGCAGCACCCGGCCGTCGGCCACCGCGCGCGTGGCCTCCTGCACGGGCAGGTGCGCGGTGTCGCGCACCAGCGCCTCGAAGCGGCCCTGCCGCACGGGGTCCGCGAAGCGGAAGCGCGAGCGCGACAG
This DNA window, taken from Pyxidicoccus xibeiensis, encodes the following:
- a CDS encoding ATP-binding protein, which codes for MSPDSSVASTPEAGASLEASRSRLLGELLREVVFQLDTEGRLTWLELPWERLTGMSVGAWLGRSLADVFVPEDQERARGLLRSAAARPDAVTREELRLVSGEGGGPRWVELSACALPTAPGAVVGTLMDVTARRQAQDAVTTRERYLEAMVEVQRRMMPRERPMDLYGAVVEPLGRVSDASRVYVFETHHNQDGALLGSQRTEWCAAGIEPNLDDPTMHGLPMEQALHPAQAARLLAGEPVQGLPTDFPEMLRPVLEAQGVRSVLLLPLHVHGQLFGVIGFDNCREARPWGPIEVNLLSGAAGALSLALEQRTANALRVRTETTLKRTEAGVHLLIEAFPDPVMVHVGDGVLLSVNPALVQYLGFRDASELVGRHVLELVRHEDRAAAQLHLGQALESQRASRAVEVPLMRRDGEVMIADLVTMSVVFDGAPARVTVARDFTERKRTQAQLMLTDRMASMGLLAAGIAHELNNPLAYVLSNLDYLHGTVGPRSRPLTHDELVECRQVLDDAREGAERMRQIVRQLRVFSRVEDTKEEAVDVHRVLDSVTQMAASVVRARAKLVKDYGEVPPVRGNEGKLFQVFLNLLINAAHAIEEGQSETNEIRLTTYLEEGGRVVVMVRDTGQGIPPEHLRRIFDPFFTTKSAGVGTGLGLSICDTIVNALGGHISVESSVGAGTTFRVALNVAPPKASAASRPDA
- a CDS encoding acyltransferase: MPWLYFVLKPRHRAWADAWQREVQDRLRELETVEIAEGCFIAPEARIFAELGRTVSIGPGCSIAADVFLHGPAVLGPRVSINARASLDGGAAGLRIGEGTRIATGATLYAFDHGLAPDRPVREQPVTSRGIVLGADVWVGANAGITDGVTVGDHAVVGMGAVVTRDVPAWSIVAGVPARVIGDRRERPRSGAPGGWEPEDAG
- a CDS encoding neutral/alkaline ceramidase, translating into MRTLLVRLSLALVLVLGTAAGASSPASPPAPASCAGQQRFFVGAGTGDITGPAAEVGMMGYGQLAQQTAGIHQRLRSRAFVIASPCNGRRVAFVSADLGMVFQAVKQQVVERLRSRYGDVYSDDNVLLSATHTHSGPGGYSHYTLYNLTTFGFVPQNFEAIVSGIVASIARAHERLADGTLRLATGELVGASRNRSPEAYRLNPPGERALYAQDVDTRMTLVRLTRTDGDEVGLINWFPVHATSMGNDNRLISGDNKGLASALFERAQGERHLAGGDTFVAAFANANEGDVTPNVLGGTDGGGADDFEDTALSATRQYDFAARLWATANAPLTGGVEYRHTWAKLDAVDVAPAWTDGVPRRTCTAAIGLSMLAGAEDGPGFGEEGASCAELHDMWSQFTCALTTTPCQGEKPIVLETGGMKPYPWTPEVLPLQLVTVGNLALVAVPFELTTMAGRRLRRTVQARLAPAGITEVVIAGLSNDYAGYVATREEYARQDYEGASTHFGPWTLAALQQSFDALAVSLHDGQPVPPGPTPRDLRHEQASLQPGVVFDDKLLWVDFGDVVTDARPAYARGETVRVTFWGGHPKNDLRLEGSYLRVQQRGPEGAWLDVARDGDWETRYRWRRESCVPTLACSHVSTEWDIPVDAAPGTYRLVHAGHWKSGWDGRVRPYTGASRAFTVR
- a CDS encoding nuclear transport factor 2 family protein, which encodes MMRRIAVCLASLVLSAPVWAQEQDKQQDRESPPASGGSGMVMDLEKMGPWTRKPTNEAKTKKEIEAFFKEEDVIMQKRDVQAALARVDFPSYWVTDDSKGVPKEETYDRQKMEEMMKSMFAQMPPDAKMKQKPTITVLSDSLATYTNDFTMTAGGKQYKGRNAGVVVKRDGQWKWKTMYEAGWGDMPPQGVGGSGKPEDYEEPK